Part of the Desulfuromonadales bacterium genome, AACTCAGCCTTCGTCATGGCCTACCGGATTGAACGGCAGGGGACGGCGACCGCAGAAGGGACGACCCACCTGGTCGCCTTCGACTACCAGGCCCGCAAACCGCGCCGCCTGCCGCCTGCCTTCCGCGAAGCGGTGATCCGCTTCGAGGAGCTCGGGGCCTGAGGCGAGGCAGGCAAGCCCCTCCATCTCCCCCTGTCGCCGGCGACGCAGGGGCGTTTTCGGGAGCCCGGGAGAAATCAGGCTTGATGGCGATCTTTTTCTCATCTAAGATAAAGAATCATGCAGACTTCTCCCTCTACCGATGAATCCGCCAGCCCGCAGCGAAGCGCCCGAGCGGCCATTGACGACCCGCGCCGGGAGCAGCGGCTGATCAACGAAATCATGGAACTGCTGGTGACTCATCATGGCGGGGGGATGAGTGAGCAGGAACTTGACGACGGGATCGACCGCCTGCAAGCGGCGTTCGAGCTGGCCCGTGCTTCGCACGCTGGGCAGTTCCGCAAGTCGGGAGAGGCCTATTTCTACCATCCTCTGCGGGTGGCGCATCTGGCCGCCCGCTACTGGATGGATTTTTCGTCGGTGATCGCCGCCATTCTGCACGATGTGGTGGAAGATACGCCGGTAACTCTTGATCAAATCCGGGAGGAGTTCGGTACGGAAACCGCCCTGCTGGTCGACGGACTGACCAAGGCCGCCGATGACAAGCTCAGCCGGGACGCCCTCAAGGCCGAAACCTATCGCAAACAGCTGCTGCTGGCGGTCAACGATGTGCGCGTCCTCTGCCTGAAGTTCTGCGACCGCATGGACAACCTGGAGACGATCAGCGCTCTCAACCCGCAAAAGCAGTCGCTGATTGCCGAGGAGACGCGCACCGTCTATGTTCCGCTGGCCCGGAGTCTCGGCATGGGCCAGGTCGCGTCGGAACTCGAGGCGCTGTCCATCAAGATCCTCTATCCTCGCCGCGCAAGCCGCTACCGTCATGCGGTACAGGTCCTGAAACAGCAGATCGATCCCGCTCTGCGGAAGGTCCGTGATGAAGTTCACAAGACGTTTGAACACCAGAAGCTTTCCACCCGGCTGCTGGACCGCTGGCGCCCCTTTTCAATTGCCGCCGCCCAGTCGATGAGCCGCGGCTTTGCCACCCTCTATACCCTGGAGATTCAGGTCGACAGGACCATGGACGCCTATCTCGCCCTCGGACTTCTGCACAGCATTTATCCCCCCATTCCGGGCAAGCTGCGCGACCATCTCAATGTACCGTCACAGTTCGGCTATCAGGCGCTCAAGACGACGGTGCAGGCCGGCGAGAACCGCATGCGGGTCGAAATCACCACCCGCAAGCTCGCCCGTTTCAACGAGGCTGGCGTGCTTGCTCCCGGTTTCGAGTTTCGCAAGGCCAGCTTTCAGGACCTGATGAATTCCCTGCTCGAGGGGGAATCGGCATTCGATACCGAGAGCTTGCGGCTCGCTTCTGCCTCGATCCAGGTCTATACTCCACGGGGGGAAACCCGGACCCTCCCGGAAGGGAGCAGTGCCCTCGATTTCGCTTTCGATATCCACGAGGAGCTCGGCCTGTACGCCAGCCGGGCGCGGATCAATGGCAAGACCCGCCATCTCAAGGCCCGCCTTATGGATGGCGACCAGGTCGCCATCGAGCGCTGCGCCAAGCCCGAGGTTCTCCCCAAGTGGCTGGAGTGGGCCGTCACTCCCCGCGCCCGCAACTGCATCCGTCGCTATCTGCGCACCCGGGTCAAGGAGGCAACGTGACGGACTGCCGGGGCGATGTACGGCAGGACGGGTTAAACGATGGTCCTCTTGTAGATTCTTCCCTGATATGATAACTAGTAATCAGCAGTGCTATTTCTAGCGAACCCTTGGTGCAGACGGATTGAGGCAATGGAGACGATAAAAACCGCCAGCTTTGAATATCTGATCGGCATGGCCAAGGAAGACCCTGCCGGAGGCTACTTTTTTACCCTGGACGGATCGAGCTATCATATCGATGATGTCCTGGAAATTTCCCGGATTGCGGAAAAACACGGCTACATTGTAATTTATTGAGAGGAGTCGGAACCGATGAACCAACAGGATCAGGTCTGCTATACGTTCGAGGCGGCTGTCGAGAAGGCCGTCCAGATGGAAAACGAGGGTTTCCGTCACTATCTCGCCGCGCTTCGCCAGGTGAAGAACAAAGCGGCCCGCGAGGTGCTCAAGGACGCGGCACTGGACGAACTCGACCACAAGCACCAGTTGGAGCGTGCCCTGGTGGAAGGCCAGGTTGAGGGGCACACGCTCGACCAGCCGATGCCCACGATGAACCTCGACTATATTCTCGAAAAAAAGGAGTTGGGTCCCGACGCCGATGCCAGGCAGGCCCTGGCCTACGCCATCCATCTGGAAAAAGGATCCCTCGATTTCTACCGGCGCATGAGCCGGGGGTGTGCGGGAGCTCCCATGGCCGCATTGTTCGAAAGGATTGCCAACGACGAGAGCCGCCATCTGCAGGCTCTCGAAGATCTCTACGAGAAGCATTTCCTGACCGAAATGTGATTCGCAGCGCCCTCCGGAAGTTCTTCGAAGCGCCGTTCCCGACGAGGAGCGGCGCTTTTTTGCTCGCTGCGCCCGTTGCGCCGCCCGCTTGACAAATCGGCCAGCGGTGACTATCTTCTGCCCATCTTTGCGACCCCAAAGGAGGAAACAGCCGACATGTCAGAAAAAAGCACTGCCGAAAAGGGGACCATCTCGATTCACACCGAGAACATCTTCCCCATCATCAAGAAGTGGCTCTACAGCGACAAGGAGATTTTCCTGCGCGAACTGGTAGCCAACGCGGTCGATGCCATCCACAAGCTCCAGCACATCAACGTGGTCGAAGGGCTCAAGCTCGCCGATGACTATGCCGTCGACATCGCCGTCGACAAGGATGCCGGCACCCTGACGGTCCGCGATAACGGCATCGGCATGACGGCCGAGGAGATCCGCAAATATATCAACCAGATCGCCTTTTCCTCCGCCGAAGAATTTATCGACAAGTTCAAGGACCTCAAGGACAAGAACCAGCTCATCGGTCATTTCGGCCTCGGCTTCTACTCCTCCTTCATGGTGGCGGACAGGGTCGAGATTCGCTCGCTCTCTTATCGCGAGGGAGCCAGGGGGGCGCACTGGAGCTGCGACGGCTCGACCAGCTACGAACTGGAGGAGATCGACAAGCCGGAGCGCGGCACCGAGGTCATCCTGCACCTGGAAGCGGATGAGAAAGAGTTTCTCGATCCGGTGCGGCTCCGCGAGGTTCTCAAGCGCTACTGCAACTTCCTCCCCGTCGTCATCCGTCTGGGCGGCGATACGGTCAACGACCGCAACCCCCTCTGGACCAGGACTCCCAGCGAAGTCGGCGAGGCGGAGTACAGGGAA contains:
- a CDS encoding HD domain-containing protein, coding for MQTSPSTDESASPQRSARAAIDDPRREQRLINEIMELLVTHHGGGMSEQELDDGIDRLQAAFELARASHAGQFRKSGEAYFYHPLRVAHLAARYWMDFSSVIAAILHDVVEDTPVTLDQIREEFGTETALLVDGLTKAADDKLSRDALKAETYRKQLLLAVNDVRVLCLKFCDRMDNLETISALNPQKQSLIAEETRTVYVPLARSLGMGQVASELEALSIKILYPRRASRYRHAVQVLKQQIDPALRKVRDEVHKTFEHQKLSTRLLDRWRPFSIAAAQSMSRGFATLYTLEIQVDRTMDAYLALGLLHSIYPPIPGKLRDHLNVPSQFGYQALKTTVQAGENRMRVEITTRKLARFNEAGVLAPGFEFRKASFQDLMNSLLEGESAFDTESLRLASASIQVYTPRGETRTLPEGSSALDFAFDIHEELGLYASRARINGKTRHLKARLMDGDQVAIERCAKPEVLPKWLEWAVTPRARNCIRRYLRTRVKEAT
- a CDS encoding ferritin family protein, producing the protein MNQQDQVCYTFEAAVEKAVQMENEGFRHYLAALRQVKNKAAREVLKDAALDELDHKHQLERALVEGQVEGHTLDQPMPTMNLDYILEKKELGPDADARQALAYAIHLEKGSLDFYRRMSRGCAGAPMAALFERIANDESRHLQALEDLYEKHFLTEM